A genomic region of Papaver somniferum cultivar HN1 chromosome 7, ASM357369v1, whole genome shotgun sequence contains the following coding sequences:
- the LOC113299782 gene encoding DNA primase small subunit-like — protein sequence MYGEAGGRVINLPENQKMFIVKHWHNSSVVSSGYHSMVQAMSESIGEDSDRKHPACDLSYFGRREFSFILGNDVYLRYQSFNNAAQMESSTKRECPFKIDISAVHNVDPAKRNAYSGENAFTPVEELVFNIDMSDYDDVRYCCSGANICKKCWPLMTIAIKVIDSALRGFVYAMYPPCRLNNAQRAAIADCFHVYKGSQSGCEKVFLEGPLVLITHLLVFFQVFINRISVSYSSTLVSTGGEKFLKWQVEGHHSLLQPPLSVKDFITVPLLRILDQSVGSSKAELVHGF from the exons ATGTATGGTGAGGCAGGAGGTCGTGTCATTAATTTGCCAGAGAATCAGAAGATGTTTATTGTAAAACATTGGCACAACAG TTCAGTGGTCTCTTCTGGGTATCATTCAATGGTTCAAGCAATGTCAGAAAGCATAGGTGAAGATTCAG ATCGGAAGCATCCAGCTTGTGACTTATCTTACTTTGGGCGAAGAGAATTCTCATTCATTTTGGGAAATGACGTATATTTGCGTTATCAATCGTTCAACAATGCTGCTCAGATGGAAAGCTCCACCAAAAGGGAGTGCCCGTTTAAAATTGATATCAGTGCTGTACACAATGTAGAT CCTGCTAAGCGTAATGCGTATTCTGGTGAAAATGCATTCACTCCGGTGGAGGAGTTAGTTTTCAATATT GATATGTCAGATTATGACGATGTTCGGTATTGCTGCTCGGGTGCTAATATTTGCAAAAAGTGCTGGCCACTAATGACAATTGCTATTAAAGTGATTGATTCTGCACTCAGAG GGTTTGTATATGCTATGTATCCCCCCTGCAGGTTGAACAATGCACAGAGAGCAGCTATCGCAGACTGTTTTCATGTATATAAG GGAAGCCAAAGTGGCTGTGAGAAAGTTTTCTTAGAGGGTCCTTTGGTCTTGATCACTCACTTGTTGGTCTTTTTTCAAGTCTTTATTAACCGGATCAGTGTTAGCTACTCATCCACCTTGGTCTCTACAG GTGGAGAAAAATTTCTTAAATGGCAAGTTGAAGGCCATCACAGCTTACTTCAACCACCCCTCAGTGTAAAGGATTTTATAACAGTCCCActtctgcgaattttggatcaaAGTGTGGGTTCTTCTAAAGCTGAACTAGTCCATGGGTTCTGA